A portion of the Micromonospora vinacea genome contains these proteins:
- a CDS encoding sugar O-acetyltransferase: MTSMKDKMLAGEPYIADDPEIIADLDRAARLMERFNTSPAADPQARIAALRELLGELGEDAWIRPPFYCDYGWQIRIGPRSFVNYNAVFLDVARITLGADVQVGPNVQLLTPTHPVEAGPRRDKWEAAKPITIGDNVWLGGGAIVLAGVTIGANTVVGAGAVVTRDLPADVVAVGNPARPIRELG, from the coding sequence GTGACCTCCATGAAGGACAAGATGCTCGCCGGCGAGCCATACATCGCCGACGATCCCGAGATCATCGCCGACCTGGACCGGGCCGCCCGGCTGATGGAACGCTTCAACACCAGTCCCGCAGCCGATCCACAGGCCCGAATCGCAGCACTGCGGGAACTCCTCGGCGAACTGGGCGAGGACGCCTGGATCCGCCCACCGTTCTACTGCGACTACGGCTGGCAGATCCGGATCGGCCCGCGCAGCTTCGTCAACTACAACGCGGTCTTCCTCGACGTCGCTCGGATCACCCTCGGCGCGGACGTCCAGGTCGGCCCGAACGTGCAGCTGCTCACCCCGACGCATCCGGTCGAGGCCGGCCCGCGACGGGACAAGTGGGAGGCGGCCAAGCCGATCACCATCGGCGACAACGTGTGGCTCGGCGGTGGCGCGATAGTGCTGGCCGGCGTGACGATCGGCGCGAACACAGTCGTCGGCGCGGGCGCGGTGGTCACCCGGGACCTACCCGCCGACGTGGTGGCGGTCGGCAACCCCGCCCGGCCGATCCGCGAACTCGGCTAG
- a CDS encoding nucleoside/nucleotide kinase family protein, giving the protein MPPARVLSADELVARALALAEAGPRQLLGIAGAPGAGKSTLAERIVAEVGSAACLVPMDGFHLAQSQLVRLGRADRKGAVDTFDANGYVSLLRRLHRLEPTSVYAPEFRRELEEPVAGAIEVPPSVRLVVTEGNYLLLPDFPWQEIRPLLHEAWFLDLDAEVRHRRLTARHEAFGRSPEQARAWALGSDESNAAVITPTADRADLVVRLSDPPTV; this is encoded by the coding sequence ATGCCCCCGGCCCGGGTGCTGTCCGCCGACGAGTTGGTGGCGCGGGCCTTGGCGCTGGCCGAAGCGGGTCCGCGACAGCTGCTCGGCATCGCCGGTGCGCCGGGCGCCGGGAAGTCCACACTGGCGGAGCGGATCGTCGCCGAGGTCGGGTCGGCCGCCTGCCTGGTGCCGATGGACGGCTTCCACCTGGCGCAGTCGCAGCTGGTCCGCCTGGGCCGCGCCGACCGCAAGGGCGCGGTGGACACCTTCGACGCCAACGGGTACGTCTCACTGCTGCGCCGGTTGCACCGGTTGGAGCCGACGTCGGTCTACGCGCCGGAGTTCCGCCGGGAGTTGGAGGAGCCGGTGGCCGGCGCGATCGAGGTGCCGCCGTCGGTCCGGCTGGTGGTGACCGAGGGCAACTATCTGCTGTTGCCGGACTTTCCCTGGCAGGAGATCCGACCGCTGCTGCACGAGGCATGGTTTCTCGACCTGGACGCCGAGGTGCGGCACCGCCGGTTGACGGCCCGGCACGAGGCCTTCGGTCGTTCGCCGGAGCAGGCGCGGGCGTGGGCGCTGGGCAGCGACGAGTCGAATGCCGCAGTGATCACCCCCACCGCCGACCGGGCCGACCTGGTGGTCCGCCTGTCGGATCCGCCGACGGTCTAG
- a CDS encoding SIMPL domain-containing protein codes for MAVDGPVVQVRGEAYREVPPELARFAVTATARDRDREATLTRLAERAAAVRVLLDGSGPAVARRETGDLRVRPETRRSGERVVAWHGSVTTTVTVTDFTALGELMLRLADQDQVEVAGPWWELRPDSPAHRAARHAAISDALLRAREYAEALGARVTSLIELADAGPVDRPMFARAAFAGGGGAGGGPPELELDPQPQTVQAAVQARFTISEPVLG; via the coding sequence ATGGCTGTGGACGGTCCGGTGGTGCAGGTGCGCGGCGAGGCGTACCGGGAGGTGCCGCCCGAGCTGGCCCGGTTCGCTGTCACCGCGACAGCTCGCGACCGGGACCGGGAGGCGACGCTGACCCGGTTGGCGGAGCGGGCCGCGGCGGTCCGGGTGCTGTTGGACGGCTCCGGGCCGGCGGTGGCGCGGCGGGAGACCGGCGACCTGCGGGTGCGGCCGGAGACCCGGCGCTCGGGTGAGCGGGTGGTCGCCTGGCACGGCAGTGTCACCACCACAGTCACTGTCACCGACTTCACCGCGTTGGGTGAGCTGATGCTCCGGCTCGCCGACCAGGACCAGGTCGAGGTGGCCGGCCCGTGGTGGGAGCTTCGTCCGGACAGCCCCGCCCATCGTGCGGCCCGGCACGCCGCGATCAGCGACGCGTTGCTGCGGGCCCGCGAGTACGCGGAGGCGCTGGGGGCCCGGGTCACCTCGTTGATCGAGCTGGCCGACGCGGGCCCCGTCGACCGGCCGATGTTCGCCCGTGCGGCCTTCGCCGGGGGCGGCGGCGCGGGTGGTGGCCCGCCGGAGCTCGAGCTGGACCCTCAGCCGCAGACTGTGCAGGCGGCGGTGCAGGCCCGATTCACCATCAGCGAACCGGTTCTGGGCTGA
- a CDS encoding prephenate dehydrogenase, with protein sequence MVDRSGARVRAAVVGTGLIGGSVLLRMYAAGVDVVGWDPDEVTRRETRRLGVPAPDRLVEAVADRDVVFLCGPLPTLPATLVEVAAMTGERCVLTDVGSTKEQVAAFAAAQGLTHRFVPGHPMAGTDRAGLTAALADLLTGAAWVLCPAPGPATTAFRWLAELLVEVFEARVVPMSATEHDSAAALASHVPHLLAGALAGAVQRAPLRDAILALAAGSFSDGTRVAGTPAERTANMLLGNRDRVLRELAEVTSFLDDLAAALRADDAPALAARYDEARAARSALRDRRFDAYDRQFPAGGDHTAEVSWLRELGVAGGHLTGLHVDADTVSYAARRPVAD encoded by the coding sequence ATGGTGGACAGGTCGGGCGCGCGGGTGCGGGCGGCGGTGGTCGGCACCGGCCTGATCGGTGGTTCGGTGCTGCTCCGGATGTACGCCGCCGGCGTCGACGTGGTCGGGTGGGACCCGGACGAGGTCACCCGGCGGGAGACCCGCCGGTTGGGCGTACCCGCGCCGGACCGGCTGGTCGAGGCGGTGGCCGACCGGGACGTGGTCTTCCTGTGCGGACCGTTGCCCACTCTGCCAGCGACGCTGGTCGAGGTGGCGGCGATGACCGGTGAGCGGTGTGTGCTGACCGACGTCGGTAGCACCAAGGAGCAGGTGGCGGCGTTCGCCGCCGCGCAGGGGCTGACGCACCGGTTCGTGCCCGGCCACCCGATGGCGGGCACCGACCGGGCCGGCTTGACGGCCGCCCTGGCGGACCTGCTCACCGGCGCGGCCTGGGTGCTCTGTCCGGCGCCCGGGCCGGCCACCACCGCGTTCCGCTGGCTGGCCGAACTGCTGGTGGAGGTCTTCGAGGCCCGGGTGGTGCCGATGTCCGCCACCGAGCACGACTCGGCCGCCGCGCTCGCCTCACACGTGCCGCACCTGCTGGCCGGCGCGCTGGCCGGCGCCGTCCAGCGCGCACCGCTGCGCGACGCGATCCTCGCCCTCGCCGCCGGCAGCTTCTCCGACGGCACCCGGGTCGCCGGAACCCCGGCCGAGCGGACCGCCAACATGCTGCTCGGCAACCGGGACCGGGTGCTGCGTGAACTGGCCGAGGTCACCTCGTTCCTGGACGACCTGGCCGCCGCGCTGCGCGCCGACGACGCCCCGGCGCTCGCCGCACGCTACGACGAGGCGCGAGCTGCCCGCTCGGCGCTGCGCGACCGGCGGTTCGATGCGTACGACAGGCAGTTCCCGGCCGGCGGTGACCACACCGCAGAGGTGTCCTGGCTGCGCGAGCTGGGGGTGGCCGGCGGCCACCTGACCGGCCTGCACGTCGACGCGGACACTGTCTCCTACGCGGCGCGGCGCCCAGTGGCTGACTAG